One region of Bacterioplanoides sp. SCSIO 12839 genomic DNA includes:
- a CDS encoding helix-turn-helix transcriptional regulator, whose product MENTILTPELSAQARAELSLSQAKVSNDVGLSRGYLSQYESRKRVLNDNQVKSLQEYYQGYGWVPAESKSEPTDAESALVIDGVVVADHAEVDVEQLFEDYYATQSEIDELRSQEIARGWLFGGIDQMEAEVQCKPLLLLYRRLDEIKDMIQGRVLMDDEPLALKDSDIKTVGDYVDMLTGRLVKPEQPA is encoded by the coding sequence ATGGAAAACACAATTTTAACCCCTGAACTGTCAGCGCAGGCGCGTGCTGAATTAAGCCTGTCTCAGGCGAAGGTATCTAACGACGTTGGTTTAAGTCGTGGATACTTGTCTCAGTATGAAAGCCGCAAGCGTGTACTGAATGATAATCAGGTTAAATCCTTGCAGGAATATTATCAGGGTTATGGCTGGGTACCTGCCGAATCGAAATCGGAGCCGACAGATGCCGAGTCTGCACTGGTAATTGACGGGGTCGTGGTTGCGGATCATGCGGAAGTTGATGTTGAGCAACTGTTTGAAGATTACTACGCCACGCAGTCAGAGATTGATGAGCTTCGCTCTCAAGAAATTGCTCGCGGCTGGTTATTTGGCGGCATTGATCAAATGGAAGCGGAAGTACAATGCAAGCCATTATTGCTGCTTTACCGCCGCCTTGATGAGATCAAAGATATGATTCAAGGGCGCGTCCTAATGGATGATGAGCCGTTGGCCCTCAAGGATAGTGATATTAAGACTGTTGGGGATTATGTCGATATGCTTACTGGTCGCTTGGTGAAACCTGAACAGCCTGCATGA
- the pgsA gene encoding CDP-diacylglycerol--glycerol-3-phosphate 3-phosphatidyltransferase produces the protein MNLPNILTLARIVMIPLMVICFYWPAEQGKLWAAFIFWLAGVTDWFDGYLARKLNQSTPLGAFLDPVADKLIVAVAFVLLVEQYDTIWVTIPACIIIGREIVISALREWMAELGKRASVAVSYVGKVKTFLQMSAIFFLMAGQFHIVVEWIGWISLFVAAVLTIWSMMIYLKAAWPELMGKS, from the coding sequence ATGAATTTGCCAAACATTCTCACCCTTGCCCGTATCGTTATGATCCCGCTGATGGTGATATGTTTTTACTGGCCTGCAGAGCAAGGAAAACTTTGGGCTGCGTTTATCTTCTGGCTTGCAGGCGTAACCGATTGGTTTGATGGTTATCTGGCGCGCAAGCTGAATCAAAGTACACCGCTCGGAGCTTTCCTTGACCCGGTAGCCGACAAACTGATTGTTGCGGTTGCCTTTGTGCTGCTGGTTGAGCAATACGACACCATCTGGGTCACGATTCCGGCTTGTATCATTATTGGCCGCGAAATTGTGATTTCGGCACTGCGAGAGTGGATGGCTGAGCTGGGTAAGCGCGCCAGTGTTGCTGTTAGCTATGTTGGTAAGGTGAAAACCTTTCTGCAGATGTCGGCTATTTTTTTTCTGATGGCAGGGCAGTTTCACATCGTTGTTGAGTGGATTGGCTGGATTTCATTATTTGTGGCGGCGGTTTTAACAATCTGGTCGATGATGATTTACCTGAAAGCAGCCTGGCCAGAGCTAATGGGTAAGTCGTAA
- the uvrC gene encoding excinuclease ABC subunit UvrC, whose product MAAFDIPAFLNTLSQRAGVYRMFSADDELLYVGKAKNLKNRVSSYFRARGLNTKTVALVGRIDHIEVTVTANEAEALLLEQTLIKQHKPPYNILLKDGKSYPFLHLSDHEYPLLAYRRGKRKKDGRYFGPYPNSGAVREALNHLQRLFLLRSCEDSYFKHRSRPCLQYEIKRCSAPCVGKISQADYQRDIDHARMFLQGKSRELIVLLQDEMQQASEQLQFERAAELRDQIEMMRRIQEKQFVDGGSGNADAWAIVDWQGVLCIHRLTFRNGRLTSSQNFYPENKAGESLAELLVEFVSQFYLADHAIDGLPRDLIVEADKDQLQPLLDAIQLQFQKKVQHSAGVRGSNRQWLHMAQENARTGAQTKISGRQAALNKLERVADLLTLPSVPKRIECFDISHSKGEATYASCVVYGEEEGLTKSRYRRFSIKGVAAGDDYAALDQAVTRHLTRLIEQQDLPDLLLIDGGKGQINRIDDVLNALNLSGKVQAFGISKGETRKSGWEFLWEANATRPIMPDAHDEGFRLLQMVRDEAHRFAITGHRKERAKSRGESGLEKLQGVGPKRRRELLLHFGSLKNMRSARKEELEKVPGISKKLAGQIFSQLHGEHQE is encoded by the coding sequence ATGGCGGCGTTTGATATTCCTGCTTTTCTCAACACCCTGAGCCAACGTGCCGGGGTGTATCGCATGTTTTCTGCTGATGACGAGTTGTTATACGTCGGCAAAGCCAAAAACCTTAAGAATCGAGTTTCCAGTTACTTTCGCGCTCGCGGGTTGAACACCAAAACGGTAGCGCTGGTGGGACGTATTGATCACATTGAAGTGACAGTAACGGCTAACGAAGCGGAAGCCTTGTTGCTTGAGCAAACACTGATCAAGCAGCACAAGCCGCCTTACAACATCCTGCTGAAGGATGGCAAATCCTACCCGTTTTTGCACCTTTCTGATCACGAATACCCTTTGCTGGCCTATCGTCGAGGCAAACGCAAAAAAGACGGCCGCTACTTTGGCCCTTATCCCAATAGTGGTGCGGTTCGCGAAGCGCTGAATCATTTGCAGCGCTTGTTTTTGCTGCGCTCCTGTGAAGATTCCTATTTTAAGCATCGCAGTCGTCCTTGCCTGCAGTATGAGATTAAGCGTTGCTCCGCACCGTGCGTTGGTAAAATTTCACAGGCTGATTATCAGCGCGATATCGACCATGCGCGCATGTTTTTGCAAGGTAAAAGTCGTGAGCTGATCGTTTTGTTGCAGGATGAAATGCAGCAAGCCTCGGAGCAATTGCAGTTTGAGCGTGCCGCCGAGCTGCGAGATCAAATTGAGATGATGCGCCGCATCCAGGAAAAGCAGTTTGTTGATGGCGGTTCTGGCAACGCAGACGCTTGGGCAATTGTTGATTGGCAAGGTGTGTTGTGTATCCATCGCCTGACCTTTCGCAATGGCCGGTTAACCTCCAGTCAGAACTTTTATCCTGAGAACAAAGCGGGTGAGTCATTGGCAGAACTGCTGGTTGAGTTTGTCAGTCAGTTTTACCTGGCGGATCACGCCATTGATGGCTTGCCACGGGATCTGATTGTTGAGGCTGATAAAGATCAACTGCAACCTTTGCTGGATGCCATTCAATTGCAATTCCAGAAGAAAGTGCAGCACTCGGCTGGCGTACGTGGTTCGAATCGCCAATGGCTGCATATGGCTCAGGAAAATGCCAGAACGGGTGCTCAAACTAAAATTTCAGGTCGCCAGGCCGCCTTAAATAAGCTGGAGCGAGTGGCCGATTTGCTTACTTTGCCATCCGTGCCGAAACGGATTGAGTGTTTTGATATCTCACACTCCAAAGGTGAGGCAACCTATGCGTCATGCGTTGTGTACGGCGAAGAGGAAGGCTTAACCAAATCCCGCTACCGCCGCTTTTCCATTAAAGGCGTTGCCGCTGGCGATGATTACGCCGCATTAGATCAGGCGGTTACCCGCCATTTAACTCGCCTGATAGAACAGCAGGACCTCCCGGATCTGCTGTTGATTGATGGTGGTAAAGGGCAGATTAATCGAATTGATGACGTTCTGAATGCCTTGAATTTGTCGGGCAAGGTTCAGGCTTTTGGTATTTCTAAAGGTGAAACCCGCAAATCCGGTTGGGAATTCTTATGGGAAGCCAACGCAACACGCCCTATAATGCCCGACGCTCATGACGAAGGATTTCGTTTATTGCAAATGGTGAGGGATGAGGCTCACCGTTTTGCCATTACTGGACACCGGAAAGAGCGGGCCAAAAGCCGTGGAGAATCTGGCCTTGAGAAATTACAGGGCGTGGGTCCGAAACGACGCCGTGAGCTGCTGCTTCATTTTGGCAGTTTAAAAAACATGCGCAGTGCGCGAAAAGAGGAACTGGAGAAGGTTCCTGGAATCAGTAAAAAGCTTGCCGGCCAAATATTTTCACAGCTTCACGGCGAGCATCAGGAGTAA
- the uvrY gene encoding UvrY/SirA/GacA family response regulator transcription factor: MIKVLVVDDHELVRSGISRILADQNGIEVIGEAASGEDAVQFAKDTPPDIILMDVHMPGIGGLEATRKILRQNSEIHVIAVSACDDNPFASRLLQAGASGYITKGADAAEMYNAILKVKTGQKYISSEIAQRMALKPFQQDQASPFDELSEREMQISLMIVGCQKVQAISEKLFLSPKTVNSYRYRIFDKLNIESDVELTLLAIRHGLVDPAVDPGVSA; the protein is encoded by the coding sequence TTGATTAAGGTTTTGGTCGTTGATGATCATGAATTGGTTCGCTCGGGAATATCGCGAATCCTTGCTGATCAAAATGGCATTGAGGTAATTGGAGAAGCTGCCAGTGGAGAGGATGCAGTCCAGTTTGCCAAAGACACGCCGCCCGACATCATTTTAATGGATGTCCACATGCCTGGCATTGGGGGGCTTGAAGCCACCCGTAAAATTTTACGTCAGAACTCTGAGATTCATGTTATTGCGGTATCTGCCTGTGATGACAACCCGTTTGCATCGCGCCTGTTGCAAGCAGGCGCAAGCGGCTATATCACTAAGGGCGCGGACGCTGCAGAAATGTACAATGCCATCCTGAAAGTGAAAACAGGGCAGAAATACATCAGCTCAGAGATTGCTCAGCGCATGGCGCTTAAGCCATTCCAGCAAGACCAGGCTTCACCTTTTGATGAGCTTTCCGAGCGTGAAATGCAGATATCTCTGATGATTGTGGGATGTCAGAAGGTTCAGGCCATCAGTGAAAAGCTTTTTTTAAGCCCCAAAACGGTTAATAGCTACCGTTATCGTATCTTCGACAAGCTGAACATCGAAAGCGATGTGGAGCTTACCCTGCTTGCCATTCGCCATGGCCTGGTTGACCCTGCGGTAGACCCGGGCGTTTCCGCCTGA
- a CDS encoding GNAT family N-acetyltransferase, whose amino-acid sequence MGTRSLELFFQPSSIAVIGASEREGSLGGAIVRNLLGSEFSGQIIPVNSRGYPTIYDLPAVSRIGELEEVPDLAIICTPADTVPKVIKQLHKKGVGAAMLLTGGIARARSWQFRPSSDRLDHVVEQTRMRILGPDCLGIVMPWRNLNASFLHVPVRKGNIAYIGQSGTLASGVMDWAYSRNIGFSHVMTLGKSQDVSLPDLIDYVVQEPHVRTILIQLDEIGSGKALVRSLRAASRHKLVLAVKNNRFQQSPLSRIETPKGLRSRDSLIDETLARAGVLRVSATDELFDCVDALSPRQKTFGPRLAIVANGRGPAILAMDRLIHDHGRLAELSEKTRSHLRGLLPEYVKTSNPVLLNPELKPNQLAAVVNTLVTDRKVDAVLVINIPSLGNDSMANARALGELTRKTQKTILTSWMGEHTAEDSREYFDQQGIPTFDTPDNAIKSYMYMVQHQRTQSLLRETPESLEIPISQMHEDVDRQILESHRPGDYLLPTYAWALLESYGFAVCENHYCNTITEMLTLAQRIEKPWVLRVHHRDYLYPFAYGDNPRERLRAVAREIYKESDLAPAAERLESSIAEAFPHSPVLGYTVQKQYRALDNLQFSFGIGRDDELGPYIFFGGGGSTADILVDREVALPPLNANLAEKLIKRTHFYKVLSERSDNLERELITLERWLVALSHMVLNHPWIAGFEANAIRQQVGRYRVIGVAGEVGLPVKPAMQPYPVELEDQYQSKHDNHYRIRPIRGEDEPLLEQFYQRLSQESLRLRFFTARRQFDHKELARFTQIDYDREMAFVAIRDNKLYGVVRAWVDPDDVTAEYSVIIDDECRGEGLGHHLMTRIIEYLTDRGVLQVFGTVLPHNSGMLGLCEHLGFVLHNNMEEGVVDVVKELNPMQYGWQRKKMLTFR is encoded by the coding sequence ATGGGTACACGCTCGCTTGAACTTTTTTTTCAGCCATCCAGTATTGCCGTTATTGGTGCATCTGAACGGGAAGGGAGCCTGGGTGGGGCGATTGTTCGAAACTTATTAGGCAGTGAGTTCAGTGGTCAGATAATCCCGGTCAACAGTCGTGGGTATCCAACAATTTATGATTTGCCGGCAGTTTCCAGAATCGGAGAGCTGGAGGAAGTTCCTGATCTGGCAATTATCTGCACGCCAGCCGATACCGTGCCCAAGGTTATCAAGCAGCTTCATAAAAAAGGCGTAGGTGCAGCCATGCTGCTGACTGGTGGTATTGCCCGTGCGCGCTCCTGGCAGTTTCGCCCTTCATCCGATCGCCTTGATCATGTTGTCGAACAAACCCGAATGCGTATTTTGGGCCCTGATTGCCTGGGTATTGTGATGCCGTGGCGAAATCTGAATGCCAGCTTTCTTCATGTACCGGTGCGCAAAGGCAATATTGCCTACATTGGCCAGTCGGGCACGTTGGCTTCAGGCGTAATGGATTGGGCCTACAGTCGAAATATCGGCTTCTCTCATGTGATGACACTCGGCAAGAGTCAGGATGTCAGCTTGCCTGATTTAATTGATTACGTTGTGCAGGAGCCTCATGTTCGCACCATCTTAATTCAGCTGGATGAAATTGGTTCAGGTAAGGCGTTGGTTCGTTCGTTGCGGGCTGCTTCGCGCCACAAGCTGGTGCTAGCCGTTAAAAATAACCGTTTCCAACAAAGCCCCCTCAGTCGCATTGAAACACCAAAAGGTCTGAGGAGCCGGGATTCGTTGATTGATGAAACCCTGGCAAGAGCGGGTGTGTTGCGTGTATCTGCCACGGATGAGTTGTTTGATTGCGTTGATGCCCTGAGTCCGCGGCAAAAAACGTTTGGTCCGCGACTGGCGATTGTTGCGAATGGGCGTGGTCCGGCAATTCTGGCCATGGATCGACTGATTCATGATCATGGTCGGCTTGCTGAACTCTCAGAAAAAACTCGCTCACACCTGAGGGGCTTGCTTCCGGAGTACGTTAAAACCAGCAATCCGGTATTGCTAAATCCAGAGTTAAAGCCCAACCAGTTGGCGGCCGTTGTGAATACCCTGGTTACTGACCGCAAGGTAGATGCTGTGCTGGTGATCAATATTCCAAGCCTGGGTAATGACAGCATGGCGAATGCCAGGGCGCTGGGAGAGTTAACCCGCAAAACACAAAAAACCATCCTGACAAGCTGGATGGGGGAGCACACCGCCGAAGATTCGAGGGAATACTTTGACCAACAAGGTATTCCTACCTTTGATACACCCGACAATGCCATTAAGTCCTATATGTACATGGTGCAGCATCAGAGGACTCAATCGCTGCTACGAGAGACCCCTGAAAGTCTTGAAATTCCGATCTCTCAGATGCATGAGGATGTTGATCGCCAGATTCTCGAAAGCCATCGCCCCGGCGATTATTTGTTGCCAACCTATGCCTGGGCTTTGTTGGAATCCTATGGTTTTGCAGTGTGTGAAAATCACTATTGCAACACCATTACCGAGATGCTGACACTGGCTCAGCGTATCGAGAAGCCCTGGGTGCTGAGAGTTCATCACCGCGATTATCTGTATCCGTTTGCCTATGGTGACAACCCTCGCGAGCGGCTGCGTGCTGTGGCCCGGGAAATCTATAAAGAAAGCGATCTAGCGCCAGCTGCTGAGCGGCTTGAGAGCTCCATTGCTGAGGCCTTTCCTCACAGCCCGGTATTAGGCTATACCGTGCAGAAACAGTATCGCGCTTTGGACAATCTGCAGTTTTCTTTTGGTATTGGTCGTGATGATGAACTTGGGCCGTATATCTTTTTTGGTGGTGGTGGTTCAACGGCAGATATTCTGGTGGATCGCGAGGTCGCACTGCCGCCGTTAAATGCCAATTTGGCCGAGAAGCTGATCAAGCGCACGCATTTTTACAAAGTCCTGAGCGAGCGATCCGATAATCTTGAGCGTGAGCTGATCACGTTGGAGCGTTGGCTGGTAGCGTTATCTCACATGGTACTGAACCACCCATGGATCGCGGGTTTTGAGGCAAACGCCATTCGTCAGCAAGTAGGGCGATACCGTGTGATTGGTGTCGCTGGAGAGGTGGGGTTACCGGTTAAGCCAGCCATGCAGCCATATCCGGTCGAGCTGGAAGATCAATATCAGAGCAAGCATGATAACCACTATCGGATTCGTCCAATTCGGGGAGAGGATGAGCCGCTGCTGGAGCAGTTTTATCAGCGTCTGAGTCAGGAGTCTTTGCGTTTGCGCTTTTTCACCGCAAGGCGGCAATTTGATCACAAAGAGCTGGCTCGCTTTACCCAAATTGATTACGACCGAGAAATGGCATTTGTCGCCATTCGTGATAACAAATTATACGGCGTGGTGCGAGCCTGGGTAGACCCGGATGATGTCACGGCTGAGTATTCAGTGATTATTGATGATGAATGTCGTGGCGAAGGATTGGGGCATCATTTGATGACGCGCATCATTGAGTATCTCACTGATCGTGGTGTCCTGCAGGTATTTGGTACGGTATTACCACACAACTCTGGTATGCTGGGGCTTTGTGAGCATCTGGGTTTTGTTTTGCACAACAATATGGAAGAGGGTGTTGTTGATGTGGTCAAGGAGTTGAATCCAATGCAATACGGCTGGCAGCGCAAGAAAATGTTAACTTTCCGTTAA
- a CDS encoding histone deacetylase family protein, whose product MTTAYYTFEQHFAHHTGDDHPEHALRILAIEQGLKQSGLWEKLDIIQGSMAHTPDIVRAHSHGYYQQLQLIQPEQGHIYVDEDTPMAPGSLEAALYSVGTVTQALDDVLLNKSHHTNAFVGVRPPGHHAENNKSMGFCFFNNIAIAALRAAEIHHLNRIAVIDFDAHQGNGTIDILANDPRFLICSSFQHPFYPNSHYQVDFYNNVINIPLESGTNSAAFREAVYSGWHDALSGFAPELILVSAGFDAHEADPMAELNLQDDDYRWLGEWICKLAQKRNTPLLSALEGGYDLNALARSVVAYISAMRQV is encoded by the coding sequence ATGACGACGGCTTATTACACCTTCGAACAACACTTTGCCCATCATACCGGGGATGACCACCCAGAACATGCTTTGCGCATTCTGGCGATTGAGCAGGGTCTTAAACAGTCCGGCTTGTGGGAGAAGCTCGACATCATACAAGGAAGTATGGCCCATACCCCGGACATTGTCCGTGCTCACAGTCATGGTTATTACCAACAATTACAATTGATTCAGCCAGAGCAAGGGCATATATACGTTGACGAAGACACTCCAATGGCGCCGGGGTCACTCGAGGCCGCCCTTTATTCTGTCGGCACAGTCACTCAGGCTCTGGATGATGTCTTGCTTAATAAAAGCCATCACACCAATGCGTTTGTTGGTGTGCGACCGCCGGGTCATCATGCTGAAAATAATAAAAGCATGGGTTTTTGCTTTTTTAACAACATCGCCATCGCAGCCCTGCGTGCCGCTGAGATTCACCATTTAAATCGAATTGCGGTGATCGACTTTGATGCTCACCAGGGAAATGGCACGATTGATATTCTCGCCAACGACCCCAGATTTTTAATCTGCTCAAGCTTTCAGCATCCGTTTTATCCAAACTCCCACTATCAGGTGGATTTTTACAACAATGTCATCAACATCCCTCTGGAATCAGGCACAAACAGCGCGGCGTTCCGTGAGGCAGTGTATTCGGGCTGGCATGATGCGCTATCGGGCTTTGCCCCGGAGCTGATTCTGGTTTCAGCCGGATTTGATGCGCACGAAGCTGACCCGATGGCAGAGTTAAATCTTCAGGATGATGATTATCGCTGGCTGGGAGAGTGGATCTGCAAGCTCGCTCAAAAGCGCAATACGCCTCTCTTGTCTGCGCTCGAAGGAGGGTATGACCTAAATGCTCTGGCGCGTTCGGTGGTGGCTTATATTTCAGCTATGAGGCAGGTATAG
- the tusD gene encoding sulfurtransferase complex subunit TusD, with protein MARISIFLNQSPFTFDSHLRAMEFIQKASEEHDILRVFFYQDAILAGLSNQQPIQGQPSIVELWQALAQEVNFPLQACIANSLRRGLFDKTEAARYNSMANLADGFALTGLGEMAEAVAESDQLVQFSEHAQTTHTSASSNNDDATADLLIHITTSPTLDLEPLELGMACAAFEQKVAFVFSGEGKRWLQKDLPALRPGGKSASKLISALAMYDCDQVFYLEDGDKEHPDNAQPLATQDLKALQKNSRHQLVF; from the coding sequence ATGGCCAGAATTTCCATTTTTTTAAACCAAAGCCCGTTCACATTTGATAGCCATCTGAGGGCAATGGAATTTATTCAGAAAGCCTCTGAAGAGCATGACATCCTCAGAGTGTTTTTTTATCAGGATGCCATTCTTGCAGGCCTGAGCAATCAGCAGCCTATTCAGGGCCAGCCCAGTATTGTCGAACTATGGCAAGCCCTGGCACAGGAAGTTAACTTTCCATTGCAGGCTTGTATCGCCAACAGCCTGCGTCGGGGTCTTTTTGATAAAACAGAAGCGGCACGTTACAACAGCATGGCGAATCTGGCTGATGGTTTTGCCCTGACCGGGCTGGGTGAAATGGCCGAGGCCGTTGCTGAATCCGACCAACTGGTACAGTTTAGCGAACACGCCCAGACCACTCATACATCAGCCTCCTCTAACAACGACGACGCCACAGCCGACCTGCTGATTCATATTACAACCTCGCCTACATTGGATCTGGAGCCGTTGGAGCTTGGCATGGCATGCGCGGCATTTGAGCAGAAAGTCGCGTTTGTTTTCAGTGGTGAAGGTAAACGCTGGTTACAGAAGGATCTGCCTGCATTACGCCCCGGCGGCAAATCAGCCAGCAAGCTGATCAGCGCGCTAGCCATGTATGATTGCGATCAGGTTTTCTATTTGGAAGACGGTGATAAAGAACACCCTGACAACGCACAACCACTTGCAACACAAGACCTGAAAGCACTTCAGAAAAACAGCAGACACCAACTCGTTTTTTAA
- a CDS encoding TusE/DsrC/DsvC family sulfur relay protein → MTMTSISTDKDGFLANLNDWNADVAKQLAHSENITLTSEHWEILHALRDFYQEYDVSPAMRPLSKYLKQTLGAEKSSSIYLLTLFPGSPAKLAAKIAGLPRPENCL, encoded by the coding sequence ATGACAATGACTTCCATAAGCACGGATAAAGATGGATTCCTGGCGAATCTGAATGATTGGAATGCCGATGTCGCGAAGCAGCTGGCGCACTCCGAGAACATTACACTGACCTCGGAGCACTGGGAAATACTCCATGCACTGCGTGATTTCTATCAGGAATACGATGTTTCGCCAGCCATGCGCCCTCTCAGCAAATACCTTAAGCAAACACTGGGCGCGGAGAAATCCTCCAGTATCTATCTGTTAACACTATTTCCCGGTAGTCCGGCCAAGCTGGCCGCTAAAATTGCCGGACTACCCCGACCGGAGAACTGCCTCTGA
- a CDS encoding glycosyl transferase family protein: MSTQEKHDLAEYVRILARGKNASRHMTLDEAHYTMSNMLKGDYRPEQLGAIFMLMRVLEEDEQEIAGFAKAISEYLPSDLNADLVWASYAGKRRQPFWCLLSALLLSQMGYKILFHGSLSHTEGRIYLHEVFEQFGLPQLSNASEMSQHTLAYLPCSAINPCLQEWLLLKSVLGVRSPINTVLKTISPQHVPSVQGIFHPNYKAMHCGAAALLNHDALVIKGEGGEFEVNPERKCVAQYCFNGEQGEIVISNDKSLFEDKPKDTSPKHLSDLWCGQLQSEYAEQAVVKTAALALCAIEKSSDYDAAFDRCISAWQQRDKNALTSA; this comes from the coding sequence ATGAGCACCCAGGAAAAACACGACCTCGCAGAATACGTCCGCATTCTGGCTCGTGGAAAAAATGCCAGTCGGCATATGACGCTCGATGAAGCTCACTACACCATGAGCAATATGCTGAAGGGAGATTATCGCCCGGAGCAGCTTGGGGCGATTTTTATGCTGATGCGAGTGCTTGAAGAAGATGAGCAGGAAATTGCAGGCTTTGCCAAAGCTATCAGCGAATATCTTCCCAGCGACCTCAATGCCGATCTGGTCTGGGCGAGCTATGCCGGCAAACGCCGACAACCATTCTGGTGCCTGCTTTCAGCACTATTACTCAGTCAAATGGGTTATAAGATCTTATTTCATGGCAGCCTGTCACACACCGAAGGCCGGATTTACCTGCACGAAGTATTTGAACAATTCGGCTTGCCACAACTCTCTAATGCCAGCGAAATGAGCCAGCACACCCTGGCCTACCTTCCCTGCTCAGCAATCAATCCGTGCTTGCAGGAATGGCTGTTGCTGAAATCCGTTCTGGGTGTTCGCTCTCCGATCAACACGGTGTTGAAAACCATCTCTCCGCAACACGTCCCAAGCGTTCAGGGAATTTTCCACCCCAACTATAAAGCCATGCATTGCGGTGCTGCCGCGCTGCTGAATCATGATGCACTGGTTATTAAAGGTGAGGGCGGGGAATTTGAGGTCAATCCGGAGCGTAAGTGTGTCGCACAATATTGCTTTAACGGAGAGCAAGGCGAAATTGTTATTTCAAATGACAAAAGCCTGTTTGAAGACAAGCCAAAAGATACCTCACCGAAACATCTGAGTGACTTATGGTGCGGCCAGCTACAAAGTGAATACGCAGAACAAGCCGTGGTTAAAACGGCTGCACTGGCGTTATGCGCCATCGAAAAAAGCAGTGATTATGACGCGGCTTTTGATCGCTGCATATCGGCCTGGCAGCAGCGCGATAAAAACGCACTCACCAGCGCCTAA